One Pempheris klunzingeri isolate RE-2024b chromosome 22, fPemKlu1.hap1, whole genome shotgun sequence DNA segment encodes these proteins:
- the klhdc10 gene encoding kelch domain-containing protein 10, producing MSDAEGARSPDQLNKFDKLTGRPPHAETLAGHRTPPARSGHRCVADNTNLYVFGGYNPDYDESGGSENEDYPLFRELWRYHFATGCWQQIRTEGYMPTELASMSAVLHGNNLLVFGGTGIPFGENNGNDVHVCNVKYKRWSLLNCRGKKPNRIYGQAMVIINGFLYVFGGTTGYIYSTDLHRLDLTTREWIHLKPNNPPDDLPEERYRHEIAHDGQRIYILGGGTSWTSYPLDKIHAYNLETNSWEEITTKPHDKIGYPAPRRCHSCVQIRNDVFICGGYNGELILADLWKINLQTFQWSKLPAVMPEPAYFHCAAVTPAGCMYIHGGVVNIHENKRTGSLFKIWLAVPSLLELCWEKLLKAFPHLTSLPTMQLLNLGLTQELIERLK from the exons ATGTCGGACGCTGAAGGAGCTCGCAGTCCAGACCAGCTGAATAAATTCGACAAATTGACAGGCAGGCCGCCGCACGCTGAGACGCTAGCAG GTCATCGTACTCCCCCTGCCCGCAGTGGGCATCGCTGTGTTGCTGACAACACTAATCTGTATGTGTTTGGAGGGTACAACCCTGACTACGATGAGTCAGGAGGATCAGAGAATGAAGACTATCCACTGTTCAGGGAGCTTTGGAGGTACCATTTTGCCACAGGCTGCTGGCAGCAGATTCGCACAGAGGGCTATATGCCCACAGAGCTGGCATCTATGTCAG CCGTTCTGCATGGCAACAACCTGCTGGTGTTCGGTGGTACTGGTATCCCCTTTGGTGAAAATAATGGCAATGACGTACATGTTTGTAACGTGAAGTACAAGCGATGGTCACTGCTCAATTGTCGAGGAAAGAAGCCAAACAGAATCTATGGACAG GCAATGGTTATTATAAACGGCTTCCTGTACGTGTTTGGAGGGACGACAGGTTACATCTACAGCACAGACCTGCACAGGCTGGACCTGACCACCAGGGAGTGGATCCACCTCAAGCCCAACAACCCTCCTGACGACCTGCCTGAGGAACG gtaCAGGCATGAAATAGCACATGACGGACAGAGGATCTATATTCTGGGAGGAGGAACTTCCTGGACATCTTACCCTCTGGACAAG aTACATGCTTACAATCTGGAGACCAATTCCTGGGAGGAGATTACAACAAAACCTCATGACAAAATAG GGTATCCTGCTCCTAGGAGATGCCATAGCTGTGTACAAATAAGAAACG ATGTATTTATCTGTGGGGGCTACAACGGGGAATTGATATTAGCTGATCTATGGAAGATCAACCTGCAGACGTTCCAGTGGAGTAAACTACCAGCAGTGATGCCTGAGCCGGCCTACTTCCACTGTGCAGCTGTCACCCCA GCTGGCTGCATGTACATACATGGTGGCGTAGTGAACATCCATGAGAACAAGAGAACTGGCTCTCTGTTTAAGATCTGGCTAGCTGTTCCCAGCCTGCTGGAGCTATGCTGGGAGAAGCTCCTCAAGGCCTTTCCCCACCTCACTTCACTCCCCACCATGCAGCTGCTCAACCTGGGCCTCACACAGGAACTCATTGAACGCTTGAAATAG
- the zc3hc1 gene encoding zinc finger C3HC-type protein 1 isoform X2 has product MATLGGSRGDRLGNSNQQRSSLASPEKIRELLNDGVSSTDVGANSGSADLRVLEVKSNTQAYCEATNREAFFSRVESYSCLKWAGKPRILSPLMCARYGWINVGCDMLKCSSCQAFLCASLQPTLDFDKYESRIAEISRQLQTQHEKFCPWPDFPCPERFWLVPACEPSALLAAFLERFQSTCLLAQQLPAMKPEQLKSMSLTEDVVSGILQLIEEEQKRKGGTLCSEPLAVQVAACIVSLCGWAASPAMHAMNLPILTCSYCMRKVGLWNFYQMEGTAGDGDTSPNTVGPPAQVTGPASAATHEGQGDQPATASSTPATPCRMKLRSQDSTRSDQGEGTSSPSALRARSRDSPSPSEELPSPLTRGKRSATRGKGQGDNTGTDGAASLQHPPKRLCLSTVGGPDGLLHRNAFDPLAQHRDWCPWISVGKENVDPGALPVLDGGSALHQQGWKAALNLLIPMKKNSNVAGGSPAQSPRDKSKRVFAIFRQWQVSSSPSQ; this is encoded by the exons ATGGCGACTCTCGGCGGCAGTCGTGGGGATCGTCTCGGCAACTCTAATCAACAAAGGTCCTCTCTTGCATCTCCGGAGAAAATTCGTGAACTTCTCAACGATGGAGTTTCGTCAACGGATGTCGGAGCCAACAG TGGATCAGCAGATTTGAGAGTCCTGGAAGTAAAAAGCAACACTCAAGCATATTGTGAGGCAACGAACAGAGAAGCCTTTTTCTCAAGAGTGGAATCCTATTCA TGTTTGAAATGGGCAGGCAAACCCCGAATCTTGTCCCCCCTGATGTGCGCCAGGTACGGCTGGATCAACGTTGGCTGCGACATGCTCAAGTGCTCCAGCTGCCAGGCTTTCCTCTGTGCATCACTACAACCAACCTTAGACTTTGATAAAT ATGAATCCCGCATTGCAGAGATATCGAGGCAGCTTCAGACGCAGCATGAGAAGTTTTGCCCCTGGCCTGACTTTCCATGCCCAG AGCGGTTCTGGCTGGTTCCAGCCTGTGAACCATCTGCACTTCTCGCTGCCTTCTTAGAGCGCTTCCAGAGCACCTGTCTCCTTGCACAGCAGCTACCAGCCATGAAACCAGAGCAGCTGAAGTCTATG TCACTGACTGAGGATGTTGTCAGTGGTATACTGCAGCTGATCGAggaagaacaaaaaagaaagggagggaCTCTGTGTTCTGAACCTTTGGCTGTCCAAGTGGCTGCATGCattgtttctctctgtggctgGGCTGCAAG CCCAGCAATGCACGCCATGAACCTGCCCATCCTCACCTGCTCATACTGTATGCGCAAGGTGGGCTTGTGGAACTTTTACCAGATGGAGGGAACAGCAGGCGATGGAGATACTTCACCAAACACTGTAGGCCCCCCTGCTCAAGTAACAGGTCCTGCCTCAGCAGCCACGCATGAGGGCCAGGGGGACCAGCCTGCAACTGCCTCATCCACTCCTGCTACTCCATGCCGCATGAAGCTGAGGAGCCAGGACTCCACCCGGTCTGACCAG GGTGAGGGaacctcctccccctctgcttTGCGTGCCAGAAGCAGAGACTCACCAAGCCCCAGCGAAGAGCTGCCAAGTCCCCTGACCAGGGGCAAAAGGTCCGCAACTCGTGGCAAAGGACAAGGGGACAACACTGGGACTGATGGCGCTGCCAGCCTGCAACACCCACCCAAACGCCTTTGCCTCTCAACAGTTGGTGGTCCT GATGGGCTTCTGCATAGGAATGCATTTGACCCCCTCGCTCAGCACAGAGACTGGTGTCCTTGGATCTCTGTGGGAAAGGAGAATGTGGATCCAGGGGCACTGCCAGTTTTGGACGGAGGCTCAGCGCTTCATCAGCAGGGCTGGAAAGCTGCTCTCAACCTGCTCATCCCCATGAAGAAGAACTCTAACGTAGCAGGAGGCAGTCCAGCACAA AGCCCTCGTGACAAGTCTAAAAGGGTGTTTGCTATATTCCGTCAGTGGCAGGTATCCTCCTCACCATCTCAGTAG
- the zc3hc1 gene encoding zinc finger C3HC-type protein 1 isoform X1: protein MATLGGSRGDRLGNSNQQRSSLASPEKIRELLNDGVSSTDVGANSGSADLRVLEVKSNTQAYCEATNREAFFSRVESYSCLKWAGKPRILSPLMCARYGWINVGCDMLKCSSCQAFLCASLQPTLDFDKYESRIAEISRQLQTQHEKFCPWPDFPCPERFWLVPACEPSALLAAFLERFQSTCLLAQQLPAMKPEQLKSMSLTEDVVSGILQLIEEEQKRKGGTLCSEPLAVQVAACIVSLCGWAASPAMHAMNLPILTCSYCMRKVGLWNFYQMEGTAGDGDTSPNTVGPPAQVTGPASAATHEGQGDQPATASSTPATPCRMKLRSQDSTRSDQASSKDLKGEGTSSPSALRARSRDSPSPSEELPSPLTRGKRSATRGKGQGDNTGTDGAASLQHPPKRLCLSTVGGPDGLLHRNAFDPLAQHRDWCPWISVGKENVDPGALPVLDGGSALHQQGWKAALNLLIPMKKNSNVAGGSPAQSPRDKSKRVFAIFRQWQVSSSPSQ, encoded by the exons ATGGCGACTCTCGGCGGCAGTCGTGGGGATCGTCTCGGCAACTCTAATCAACAAAGGTCCTCTCTTGCATCTCCGGAGAAAATTCGTGAACTTCTCAACGATGGAGTTTCGTCAACGGATGTCGGAGCCAACAG TGGATCAGCAGATTTGAGAGTCCTGGAAGTAAAAAGCAACACTCAAGCATATTGTGAGGCAACGAACAGAGAAGCCTTTTTCTCAAGAGTGGAATCCTATTCA TGTTTGAAATGGGCAGGCAAACCCCGAATCTTGTCCCCCCTGATGTGCGCCAGGTACGGCTGGATCAACGTTGGCTGCGACATGCTCAAGTGCTCCAGCTGCCAGGCTTTCCTCTGTGCATCACTACAACCAACCTTAGACTTTGATAAAT ATGAATCCCGCATTGCAGAGATATCGAGGCAGCTTCAGACGCAGCATGAGAAGTTTTGCCCCTGGCCTGACTTTCCATGCCCAG AGCGGTTCTGGCTGGTTCCAGCCTGTGAACCATCTGCACTTCTCGCTGCCTTCTTAGAGCGCTTCCAGAGCACCTGTCTCCTTGCACAGCAGCTACCAGCCATGAAACCAGAGCAGCTGAAGTCTATG TCACTGACTGAGGATGTTGTCAGTGGTATACTGCAGCTGATCGAggaagaacaaaaaagaaagggagggaCTCTGTGTTCTGAACCTTTGGCTGTCCAAGTGGCTGCATGCattgtttctctctgtggctgGGCTGCAAG CCCAGCAATGCACGCCATGAACCTGCCCATCCTCACCTGCTCATACTGTATGCGCAAGGTGGGCTTGTGGAACTTTTACCAGATGGAGGGAACAGCAGGCGATGGAGATACTTCACCAAACACTGTAGGCCCCCCTGCTCAAGTAACAGGTCCTGCCTCAGCAGCCACGCATGAGGGCCAGGGGGACCAGCCTGCAACTGCCTCATCCACTCCTGCTACTCCATGCCGCATGAAGCTGAGGAGCCAGGACTCCACCCGGTCTGACCAGGCAAGCTCTAAGGACCTCAAG GGTGAGGGaacctcctccccctctgcttTGCGTGCCAGAAGCAGAGACTCACCAAGCCCCAGCGAAGAGCTGCCAAGTCCCCTGACCAGGGGCAAAAGGTCCGCAACTCGTGGCAAAGGACAAGGGGACAACACTGGGACTGATGGCGCTGCCAGCCTGCAACACCCACCCAAACGCCTTTGCCTCTCAACAGTTGGTGGTCCT GATGGGCTTCTGCATAGGAATGCATTTGACCCCCTCGCTCAGCACAGAGACTGGTGTCCTTGGATCTCTGTGGGAAAGGAGAATGTGGATCCAGGGGCACTGCCAGTTTTGGACGGAGGCTCAGCGCTTCATCAGCAGGGCTGGAAAGCTGCTCTCAACCTGCTCATCCCCATGAAGAAGAACTCTAACGTAGCAGGAGGCAGTCCAGCACAA AGCCCTCGTGACAAGTCTAAAAGGGTGTTTGCTATATTCCGTCAGTGGCAGGTATCCTCCTCACCATCTCAGTAG